The Solanum pennellii chromosome 11, SPENNV200 sequence CTCTTCCCTATTTACCTGTGAGAGATGGCTCCATTTGAAATAGAAGTAATTCTCCAGTACAATGTGTAAGAAAAATGCTACTTGATGCATGGTTTCTTCCCGTCTGTCATAGCCTTGGTGGATAGAGTTACCTGATACATGTATTAGTCGAGAAAACTGATCCGGATACCACGGTTTTCAAaataatagataaaatatttcacaTGAACTCATTCATGAGATTCACTTTTCTTAACTCTGTGAAGTTGGAAAAGTTTTCACTTCCATTAGTTTTTTGCCTGTTAAGCATCTTTTTCTATTCCAAACAGAGTTGGGAGAAAACAATGGATTGCTATAGTCCAGGTCAAGGACTTATGCCTGCCAGCTTCAAAGTGCGTACAATTCCACTTGATAATGACGAATCTGCAACAGAAGATGTACTGGATCCAGACTTCGGTGAGGCAGCAATTGGTCGAGTTGCTCCTGTTGATTCAGGTGATCTTTGGTAACTTTTGAATAGCAAATTTGGTGTATATCTGAAGATTTTTGACTCCATGAATTGATTCCAGGATTATGGTGGATTATATTGTTGCGAGCATATGGGAAATGCTCTGGAGATCTTTCTCTTCAGGAGAGGGTTGATGTCCAAACTGGAATGAAGATGATACTCAGGCTATGTCTTGCAGATGGCTTTGATATGTTTCCCACTTTGCTGGTGACTGACGGTTCTTGCATGATAGATCGTCGCATGGGAATCCATGGCCACCCTCTGGAAATTCAGgtcttttctttttcctgtCTGCAACAAGCTTGTCAAATGGAAAAGTGAAATTATTCATGTTAAGATACTCACTGTTGGTTCTAAGCTAATCATATTAACAACAACTACATACTCAGTGAAATCCTACAACTagggtctggggagggtagagtaCTCGAACCTTATCCCTACCTTGTGGAGGTAGAGAGACTGTTTCCGAAGGATCCTCAGCTCAAGTGCTGCAAATGAAAGTAGTTATGAAAAGGAAAAACGACAGTGAAGAAACCATAGAACTAATAAGGGGAGCATTCAGGAAACTCTTCTTTTTTTCGTATCATGATATTTCATGCTTTGCAGGCGTTATATTATTCAGCCTTACTTGGTGCACGGGAGATGCTTGCTCCAGAGGAGGCATCAACAGACCTTGTTAGAGCACTTAACAATCGATTGCTAGCATTGTCATTTCATATTAGGGAATACTACTGGATCGATGTGAAAAAATTGAACGAGATCTATAGATACAAAACGGAGGAGTATTCATATGATGCAATCAATAAGTTCAATATATATCCAGATCAAATTCCTCCCTGGCTGGTGGAATGGATGCCTAGTGAAGGGGGTTATCTTATCGGAAACCTGCAGCCAGCTCACATGGATTTTCGGTTCTTTTCACTTGGGAACGTTTGGTCCATTGTAAGCAGTCTTGCTAACATAGATCAGTCACATGCCATTTTAGATCTTATTGAAGCCAAATGGGAGGACTTAGTAGCTGATATGCCACTGAAGATATGTTATCCTGCTCTTGAAGGCCAGGAATGGCGCATTATTACTGGTGGTGATCCGAAAAACACGTATtgtcttcatcttttttttcttttcttcttgtaATGTGTAGATTGTTTTCTATCTTTACCTTGCTGATGTTTCTGAATACTTGGTGCAGGCCTTGGTCTTACCATAATGGAGGATCCTGGCCAACGTTGCTCTGGCAGGTACGTTTCATTCACAGAGATGTTCTAACATAGAGTAGAATCGAACATGTAAAGAGATACATTGACAGCAGAAAAGATGAATTGATTATTGTAAACATGAACTGTTTTCAGCTGACTGTGGCATGCATAAAAATGAAGAGGCCTGAAATAGCTGAAAAAGCAATTAAGATTGCAGAAAGACGCTTATCTAGAGATAGGTGGCCTGAATACTACGATACAAGGCGAGGAGGGTTCATTGGGAAACAAGCACGTCTGTTTCAGACATGGACTATTGCAGGATATCTAGTGGCAAAGCTGCTTATTGCCAATCCAGAGGCTGCAAAGATGGTAATCAATGTGGAGGATACAGAACTTCTAAGTGCTTTTTCAAGCATTCTGAGTTCAAACCCAAGGCGAAAACGATCACGAAAAGGAGTTAAACAGTCCTTCATCATATGAAAGTTTTACTTTTGTTACTTAAGCCTTAAGTGTGTACTATTGACCTGAGATGAACTCAAATGGAAAATAATTGTCAGTAAAGATTCATATAGTCGACCCCATTCTGTAGCAGTATGCCATGTATAGCATTTCAAGGGGATTCAACAACTTATATATAACCAAAAGAACTAGTTTTTACCCTATTTGCACAATAGAACTTTTTCAGCAAGAGGGATTCACTAGCTCTGCTCCTGCTTCTTACCACATAAGAAAATAGCATgagcaaaaagaagaaaatgtctCATGACCAAAGATCATCAGCAGAATTGGCAGGTGGTAGTGGATCATTTTTTCTTCGAGATAATTTTCGCGAAAGAGCCAAGAGGGAGGGAGGTGGGAAACAGGACAAAGTACATGGACTAATGTCAAGAAGGTTCATCATTCACCTTAAAGTTTGTATTTCTACAGATCTTTGCTTAACTTGCCAGGTAAACAATAAACACATCAGTGCATACCATGGGCTAGAACCAGACCGGCTATACAAGTCGCGGTAGTCCAAACAATGAGCAGTAGAGTACATGGTATATGCTTTGAATAACCAATTGCCTTATTGGCAGTAAGAATACTGGTGATTAAAGTACATCTATGAACCTAAAATTTGTTCTCTGTCACAATGCTTTCCAACAGTGAATCACAAGCATCTTCAAGCATATCTAGTACCTGTGAGCAAGATGTAGAGTTGAGAATTAGATGCATGTTGCTGGCACTGGCAGTAAGCATCAACCGCAAGTTTAACAGCGAACAAAAGCAAACTGACTCATCCAAATGAACAGtgtttacacataatatatataaattgtagCAGCAACACAGCATCTTAGTAAATTAATAAGGTCTTTTAAGACCTTCAGAAATGACCTCTTGCAGAAACTCTTCTCATTGTAAAGAGCTTTTGCTTTTTTTAAGATGGGGCTTTTCTAGCATTTCCTGTGGAAATCATTCAACAGGAATTAAAAGATAATATGTGCTTGGCTCATTGAGAAGACCTTGGGAAACTACAAAGGTATCCAAATTTCCATGCACTTACTGAAAcatcaaattataaaattttcttctagATATGAAGTCCTCTTACAACATACAAGGACTTGGTAAAAGTTCTCCAAAATACCTCCTTGGATTTTTCCAAACCAAATATTCCAAACGATCCTTGTCGATAGCCTAAATTTTAGGACTATTTTTGTCCTATGTACTTTCTTGAAGATACCAATAAGACTATAACTATGGCTGATGAAAGACAAGCATCAGGATTCATATGTAGGACTTAGGGAGGGTTGAGGTCAGGATAACAGAGTTAATTAACGACTTCAGGGAGATTGAGGGACTGGAAAGGGTTAGGCCGTTAGGGTCTTAGGGAGTTAGAAGAATGGTTAAACGAGAAGGTAAGAAGTGAAGGGAGAAGTAGCTATCAGGGCCATAGCTCAAGATAccattccttttttttctccGTGCAGGCTAAGCCAAAGGGAAGGAAATATGAGGTGAGAAGCTGGATAACTTTCTATTGAGTAGGGCTTTACTGCATGTAAGCATGACTCCATGAGTAGGTGGCTATTGTGTGCACCTTTCAAATGGCACTAGTATTTCAAGATCAGTCTTCTAGTATAAGAAAAGAAAGCAGGCTGTATTATAGATAACATATAAACTAAGCAGAATAAGTCATTCCCTCATAATTTCAAAGAACACATAAACTagacttttttcttcattaatcATAAGTGTTGAGGACAAATTCAATGATTTCTCCAATTCATCATCCATTCTTTCCATGAAAATGTGGTTAGCAATTGTGTATCAAGAGCACTGGTTCTTTAAACCATTAtacttctgtattatttgacaGCTCGAGGCATTATATGGCATAGTATTGAGAATTAACTACTTAATTCAAGCCAACAGAACATAACATATTGTGTTATGACTATCATAATGCTCCAACATTAAAATTAACAAAGTAAGCACTGTGAGAATTGAGATTCTCCAGTATAGCTAGGAGCAAGAAGCCTTCCGCTATCTAAAATGTGAAAATCAGGCAGCTTTTGGGTTATTCATCATGGCGTAACAAGATAGATGGATTATGAGATTATCAGACATTACCTTCTCAAAACCTTGAGCTCCACCATAGTAAGGGTCTGGAACTTCAGTTTCCTGATGCTTCTTACAGTAGGAACACATCAAGCGGACCTGAATGTTAAAAGCACTTTTAGGATAACAGAATTGAGAAATGCAGTTGATAACAGTACCAGTATAAGACTTATCAATTCAAAAACCTTTTCCGCTGCATCAGCTGGCAATGGCTCTCTATGGATCCACCTCTCCAGAGCCCCAAGAATATCAGCTGTGTGTTATAAAACAAATCAGTTCTTGATACGGTACATATGTTCAAACCATCAAGATTATACCAAGAAGATGTGGAGCTGAACATAAAGTAGGAAAATCAAGATAGACCCTTAACCATGAGGTCTCTAGTTCAAATTTCAGTAGAAGCAAAACTTGGTGACAGAGTTACCAGATATATGTGTTGGTGGAAGGAAACAGGTACCTATGGAATTAGTCCGGGTATGCACAAACTGACACGACACCACGGTTATTAAAAAACGAAATGGgcctaataaaaagaaaaactaaaaaaacataACCCAGAATATGACACAGGATTGTGCAATAACCCACATTTGTTTTGCTCATCCATAGCAAGAATGAGATCAAAATCTTTGAAATCAGAAGCCCTAATTGGCCTAGATATAGACGTTATCGCAATTCCACGCCTTTTAGCAGCAGCCCTCATTCTTGGATCAGCTTCATTTCCCTTTAagacaaacaaaaacaacagcAACATTATAACATGATCAACTCCAAGAAATATtcaaaaccataaaaaattacatttaattatCATTGAAAATACATCATGATAATTAAAAGTACCAGCagaatcaatcataacttaCAAATTTTACAGAACTCAAATGAAAATACCTCATGATAATCAATATTACCAACAGAATCAATCATAAACTACAAATTTTACAGACCCCCAAGTGGAAATACCTCATGATAATCAATTTACCAGCAGAATCAATCATCAACTACAAATTTTACAAACCTCCAAATGGAAATACCTCGTGATAATCAATACTACCAGCAGATTCAATCATAAACTACAAATTTTGCAGACCCCCAAGTGAAAATACCTCATGATATTCAATACTACCAGCAGAATCAATCATAAACTACAAATTTTACATACCCCCAAGTGAAAATACCTCATAATAATCTATACTACCAACAGCACCAATCTTAGATACAAATTTTACAGACACCCAAATGGAAATACCTCATGATAATCAATGCTACCAGCAGAATCAATCAAAAAGTTACAAATTTTACAGACCCCCAAGTGAAAATACCTCATGATAATCAATACTACCAACAGAATCAATCATAAACTACAAATTTTACAGACCCCCAATTGAAAATACCTCATGATAATTAATAGTACCAGCAGAATCAATCTTAAACTTTGAATCAAGCCCCCTTTTCTTAACCAAATCTGTAAAAACACCTTCAGCAGCTGGACTTCTGCATATATTTCCAAGACACACAAAGAGAACAGAAAAAGGTTTTGTACTTGAGTCCATTCTTGATTCCATTAAAGCTTTGATTTTTACACTTTTATAGCTTTCTTTAAGAAGAAATGGGTATTTAGAAGGAAGAAGAGAAGTGAGAAATGGGAATTTGAGAGAGTGAGGAGCAGCATAATGAGAGTGATGGCAGTTTGGTAATTTTGAAGGGGTTGGAATTGTCACTGTACTAAAGAGTAAGGACCTCATCACTCAAAACTTCAATGGTGGTTGGTTCTGGTAATGCAACAATAAAGCTAAAAAGATATTTGagaaatgagaaatcattttaaaaggCCAAAATGATAAAATGTCATATAATTTAGATCATAATTATGAAACATAgatataattatagtttatgtattaaGCAAAAAAGTTTGTATTACGTAGGTATCAATTGTATCAATCATTAAAGAGTTATATTCAGGTGACGTGTATTAATTGTATCAAACATAGTACCATATTAACTGAATATGTGTAAAAAAATTGCATCATCATTTTTAGGTGACGGAGTTATATTCGTACAAcagatattaattatattagacTTGTATCAAATATTGTATGAACcaaaaacaattgaaatattATATCATCATATGTGTTCTGTATTTGTATAACATCCTAAATATAACTATATTTcgttttgaaaaaattgtatcatatatcataagtgCAATCTTAATATTTGTCATTTAGTAATTTGGGGAGGGGAAAAAACACATTTATGAACagaaatttttattcaaattaatatttggatgaaagaaaaattataatacaGAGCTATAAGGTTGATTGTGGTTTGACTAATGACCAAATAGAAAAATTTGATTACTTCTTGGAGTCACTTTgcaattcaaattttctttttctattttttctatttaattatgttaaaaagTTTAAGTACAATTAATATAGTGAAAGCgcaattaaaatatgattttttcgagaaaaaatttgtaaaatcaaCCCAAAATTGATATTCAAAtcgaatataatttattttacgtTACATATCTGAATCATAGCATTCAGACCAACTTATGTATATCTCAACTAATTCGTAAATACGTCAACTGATTCTAGGAAGAATCTATTACCTCCAACCAACACAGTTACTAGTTACATGATAAGTTTGCCCACTAAAGCTTGTAAATGAGCTTTTTCTGTTCCAATTGGACATCAGAAAATATCACTTTGATACATAGTAGCAGAGTCAACAATTTTATGAAACATGATTACATATATGTTCATGTGTTGCACTTTGTAGAACATgtacactatatatatatgtgacaCTACTGCCTATTAGTTACATAGATCAGACACAATGTGTAAAATGTAAAACCAAACTCTCCTTTCTCATACCTTCAGACTACTGTAATCTAAAACATGTGAAACTCCATGTCCTCTCCTATGtttttcaactcattttgaCACTTGTCGCGTTCCTTATTTAGTCGGTTGGCATCAGGGACAACGACATTTGTCAAGTCATAGGATCTAGGCATTTCTGGAGGTGTTGAGCATCGAATTAACGCCCAGTTAAGTCCCTCGAAGAATGGATGCTGCTTTATCTCTGCTGCCCCTCTCATAGCTCCTAACCTGTTCTCGGGTTCCTTCTGTAACAACCTTCTGATTAAGTCTCTTGCATGAGAGCTAACTGTAGGACTAGCTGGAAACTTGAGGCACTGAGAAACCACATTGGCTAGTGTATCCTCATTTCCTGGCCCTTTGAAAGGAGTCCTTCCGTATAAAAGCTCGTACAGAAAGATACCAAAGGTCCACCAATCTACAGCACTGCCATGACCTTCACCTTTGAtaatctctggagctagatacTCGTGGGTTCCTACAAATGAGTTGGATCGAGCGTTGGTTGGCTCCACAACAAGCTGTGTTAAAGGCGAGACTTGTGCAGCTAGGTCAGCCTTTATTTTACGTGTCTTTGCTTCTGTAGATAGAAACCTGGGGCCAAAGCAAGATACTTGCCACGATGGATGTAGGCAGAAGGGATCTATGCAGCTAGCTGAGCACGGACTAGACTTTTTTGGAAGCTCAATGATGGGAGAAGACGATTTCATCAAGGTAGGATTAACAGCACACCTAAGAGACAAATCAAAATCAGACAGCATGATATGACCGTCTTCTCGGACCAACACATTCTCAGGTTTTAAGTCCCGGTAGACAACTCCAAGCAAGTGAAGATATTCcaatgcaagaagaacttcagCAACATAAAATCTGCACAAGAAGTCAAAAAAACCATCCATAGGTTAAAATATTTAGACTCATTTTGAATATCTCGTCTTAAAATGTGAAACAAAATCAAGGAATCATAATATCTGAAGAGATTAAACACTCGAAAAAAAGGTTGCAAATCCCAACTCATTTCTCCCCCAATTAATTAACCAGAAAAGTCTCCTTATATAGTGTTGTTGTAAGAAGGGATGCAACTGAAATGGAAGCTCATTTACAAAACTTCCATTTTTTTACTACACTGCTTCAGCATTTGTTTTCCTACATTTTCATCCTCCCCCCTCTTTACGTTGAACTGAATCAACTGTTAGTACACAGCCGTCCTGTCATTAGCTGTCATTTAGCAATCTCTAGATATCGTCTTCTACTGAAAGCGGCATTTACCAGAAATTCAGAGTTCTGCCAAACACAGAAGATCAATGCTCAAGGAAGAAAAATGGAAAAGCCAAAAAGGTAAAGATACAAAAGTGAAAATATTAAGGGAAGGAGCAGATAATGTTGGAACATGGAGGTTTCTGAATACTGCCACGCTGACccttcaaattttaaagatgCAGAAACTCCCTCTTTCGAACTTAGTATTTTCATTAACCTCCCTTACAAAGTCACAATTTGTTTGAAGATCCAAATTATTGGGAATAATATCTTCATTAAATAGCAGAAAAAGCAAATAGCTGTAATGCAAACTAACTACTTTGATATTTTGATTGGcacattattttataaaagcagtaaagatgattttttttttcataaaaaaacaattttaaaggaGAAACAACTATTAGATGTTTTCAACCTcttcaaaaacaaagaaaataggTAAGTTTCCAATTTTGTCTTACTTTCTTGCCTGTGCTAGGTTATAAACATGGGTTAGAACAGCACATTAACACAACTGGAGTTCTTATCtatgtaataaaaataattgtgacAGCAAAGTTCAAGCTATCATTTATCAGTAAATTATCAGTATAAGTAATTTTGGTACATGGATGAGATTCCTTTGGGCTGTGAACATAGACATTTTCACAACATATTGGCTCCAACATGTTCTTTATTTCATTGCTCATTTATTTACCTTTGTttttgaaatccatattgaGAATTGggaaaaaagatataatttcaAAGATAAGTACActatttaggaaaaattacCTGGCAGCTTGTTCAGAGAAACTCTTGCTTGGTTGTTTTTGTCGCAGTACATGCAGATCACCACCTGGACAATATTCCATCACTAAACACGAGTATTTGTCATTGGTAAAATGGGCAAAGAGAGTTGGGAGAAACGGATGATCGAGTATTTGAAGAATTTCTATTTCAGTCTGAGCTCTCGTCATCTTCCTCTTGCTGGTCAGGAAGTAGTTATCCATGACTTTCACAGCAAACAGACAGTTTGTGCCCATTAGCTCAGACAGATAAACATTCCCAATATCCCCACCTCCAAGTTTTCTGAGCAGTTTAAAATGCCTAAAGCCAATATTTCCATGCTGCTTTTGAACACAAACAATAGCTTCCCATCTCAAATCTTTTGACATATGTGGCCGGTAACCACTGCGACTAGACCCACTGAGATAGCTTTCATCACTAAGGCTTGTGGTGCTGCTATAATCCCCAATACTACTCTTCGAACTTTGAgacatctgccccttttccttTGACCTTGATCTTTCATCAGACTGTGTTAGTATACTTCTTGCTTTGTTACAGTTGTTTGAGCTCAGACCTAGTTTGGCGAAACCAGAATTCAGAGAAGATGAACTAACTTCTACCTCTTCTTTCTGATTGTTCCTCTGAGCACATTCAGGTGTCTGACGAGGAAACTCACTTGTGCTACAAGACAAATCACTATCAGTTCCACCATTAGAATGCTTCGGACGGCTGGTGAAAGAAGATAAAACTTTCTTCTTAAAAAAGGTTTTGCTTCTGAAAACTGGTTTTATCAGACTTGGACTGTTAGAGGTAGGATTAGTGACTGTATTTCCAGCACCAAAAAACGAGGAGCAAGAGACAAAATTTAAATCTTGCTCGTACTCCCTGTCTGCTACAATTGCAGCTGCTGGAGCTTCATTTACAGAAGGCACCATCTGATCTCGAACTAGTTCCACTTTATCAGTACAATTTCCAGTTGAAGAATGTGGCAACTCCAATGTCGTCTTCTGGCCAGACACTTCTTCCAAGTACTCATAACCATCAGTTGACTGACAAAGGGCATCACTTTCTGCTGCTATTTCACTTGCCTTATGTTTCAATGCATCTTCACAAGTGAATTGTTCTTGCACTGGAACATTTTCAGGACTCTTATGCAAAGAATCCACCATACTCTTCTCCGGAACGAGGGATATCTCCACCAAATTCTGTATACCTCCATCATCATTATGTTCAGGATCATTGGCCTCAACTATGACAGCGCTGTACAGTCTCTTCACAGCTCCTGTTTCTGAGACTGTAGACAACCTGGACGCTTTTGGCAATTGCTTCTTAACAGCAGCCAGCTCTGATGCCTGAGAGATGCATAACCCTCTCAAGGCCTGCTTCAAACTTACAGGTTCAGAAATTCCTATGCCTGATGCACGAGAGGGGCTAGATCTCATTGGCCTTTTCATCGCACGTTTACTCGTCACATCTTTGACACCCCTACTGGAATGCCTAATCTCTATTGCCTCAAACAGTTTATTAATATCATCTTCAATACAATACTTCTCTATATGCTTTACGTTATGATGTTTTTGTGCACCTTTATTCAGTTTAGATGCAGGATCATCTAGTAACTCTGTAATCTCACTACTACCAGGCAACCTAGCCATTATTcctaaagatatatatataagactgagaaaaacaaagtttaatGCGTCCGCCAGTAACTCTCTAACCCATTTCCAACAAAGCAATatgaagaggaagaaaaacACAAATCAAACAGTACATCAGAAACTCCCCAAAATGGAGAGTAATCATGTTTAACTCCAAAGATGAACAAGAGCGACCATACTGGGTACTTGCTTCTTGCTTCTTGTTTCCAGCATTCAACGCCTGATACAAGCAGCGAATGTCAGATATACTGTAGATATTAATCGGACAAGTTAAAACATTGTAAGCTCAATGTTATTGATTGCCTTAAGTTATTTCTCGCCATTATTATTGCTATTGTGACTGCATTAACAAGCTGAATAAAAGCATCATGCAGTTCCCTGGAATTGCAAGTCTGTagaatacatatataattaaccTTGTCTAGCATGGTTCATCTTTTAGAGCATGAACAGCCAGGTCGTCACAACTTAAAAGCAAATTAATGTTGATAAATTAGTTAGTTCAGATCTTACTAATGCTGGACAACATGTATGAAAGGAAAAACCTATCCACTGGAACAACGAGATGACGCTCAACTACCTACTAATCTATTACCCTAATCTGCGACCAAAATAACTTCCTATCTAAGGCCATGTCTTCAGTAATCTATAGATGTCCCATGGCATCACCAAATAAACTTAATCAGCAATTAACAAAAAGCAGAAGAGATTAAAAAAATCCAATACAACAGGACAAATTTGCAGCttcttgtaaatattttttaaaaagaaggaaaaaccaACCTAAACTTGTTATTATCCACCATAAGCAGCAACCTGGAAAAAAAATGATCAGAATTGAAGAGAGCGCTCAAAACTTCATTGAATTGAAAACAAGCAGGGCTCTTTCAActatatatgaatacaaaagaGAGAAAGATGAAG is a genomic window containing:
- the LOC107004475 gene encoding alkaline/neutral invertase E, chloroplastic-like isoform X1, with the protein product MLFHVNVLIKSRNYYNSCKAEGIINFRYLLTMGASEAALQLLSSELSCQVRTSSILVKSNSLLCYERCFKARNYGDWRYKQINGIKKLQDCSSLHAFHGLHSVFRGEKLHSQSNLLICNYQQPERVSETIIKGGNGKSMHTVSPKIPNLAPDEQNMKQENGARPFSEGFKTAASVNSRPRTNTESIEDEAWHFLRAAMVYYCGSPVGTIAANDPSEATMLNYDQVFIRDFIPSGIAFLLKGEYDIVRNFILHTLQLQSWEKTMDCYSPGQGLMPASFKVRTIPLDNDESATEDVLDPDFGEAAIGRVAPVDSGLWWIILLRAYGKCSGDLSLQERVDVQTGMKMILRLCLADGFDMFPTLLVTDGSCMIDRRMGIHGHPLEIQALYYSALLGAREMLAPEEASTDLVRALNNRLLALSFHIREYYWIDVKKLNEIYRYKTEEYSYDAINKFNIYPDQIPPWLVEWMPSEGGYLIGNLQPAHMDFRFFSLGNVWSIVSSLANIDQSHAILDLIEAKWEDLVADMPLKICYPALEGQEWRIITGGDPKNTPWSYHNGGSWPTLLWQLTVACIKMKRPEIAEKAIKIAERRLSRDRWPEYYDTRRGGFIGKQARLFQTWTIAGYLVAKLLIANPEAAKMVINVEDTELLSAFSSILSSNPRRKRSRKGVKQSFII
- the LOC107004475 gene encoding alkaline/neutral invertase E, chloroplastic-like isoform X2 produces the protein MGASEAALQLLSSELSCQVRTSSILVKSNSLLCYERCFKARNYGDWRYKQINGIKKLQDCSSLHAFHGLHSVFRGEKLHSQSNLLICNYQQPERVSETIIKGGNGKSMHTVSPKIPNLAPDEQNMKQENGARPFSEGFKTAASVNSRPRTNTESIEDEAWHFLRAAMVYYCGSPVGTIAANDPSEATMLNYDQVFIRDFIPSGIAFLLKGEYDIVRNFILHTLQLQSWEKTMDCYSPGQGLMPASFKVRTIPLDNDESATEDVLDPDFGEAAIGRVAPVDSGLWWIILLRAYGKCSGDLSLQERVDVQTGMKMILRLCLADGFDMFPTLLVTDGSCMIDRRMGIHGHPLEIQALYYSALLGAREMLAPEEASTDLVRALNNRLLALSFHIREYYWIDVKKLNEIYRYKTEEYSYDAINKFNIYPDQIPPWLVEWMPSEGGYLIGNLQPAHMDFRFFSLGNVWSIVSSLANIDQSHAILDLIEAKWEDLVADMPLKICYPALEGQEWRIITGGDPKNTPWSYHNGGSWPTLLWQLTVACIKMKRPEIAEKAIKIAERRLSRDRWPEYYDTRRGGFIGKQARLFQTWTIAGYLVAKLLIANPEAAKMVINVEDTELLSAFSSILSSNPRRKRSRKGVKQSFII
- the LOC114074861 gene encoding LOW QUALITY PROTEIN: uncharacterized protein LOC114074861 (The sequence of the model RefSeq protein was modified relative to this genomic sequence to represent the inferred CDS: deleted 1 base in 1 codon), giving the protein MCSYCKKHQETKFQTLTMVELKVLDMLEDACDSLLESIVTENKF
- the LOC107004477 gene encoding low molecular weight phosphotyrosine protein phosphatase produces the protein MDSSTKPFSVLFVCLGNICRSPAAEGVFTDLVKKRGLDSKFKIDSAGTINYHEGNEADPRMRAAAKRRGIAITSISRPIRASDFKDFDLILAMDEQNKSDILGALERWIHREPLPADAAEKVFELISLILVLLSTAFLNSVILKVLLTFRSA
- the LOC107005046 gene encoding serine/threonine-protein kinase D6PK-like, with protein sequence MARLPGSSEITELLDDPASKLNKGAQKHHNVKHIEKYCIEDDINKLFEAIEIRHSSRGVKDVTSKRAMKRPMRSSPSRASGIGISEPVSLKQALRGLCISQASELAAVKKQLPKASRLSTVSETGAVKRLYSAVIVEANDPEHNDDGGIQNLVEISLVPEKSMVDSLHKSPENVPVQEQFTCEDALKHKASEIAAESDALCQSTDGYEYLEEVSGQKTTLELPHSSTGNCTDKVELVRDQMVPSVNEAPAAAIVADREYEQDLNFVSCSSFFGAGNTVTNPTSNSPSLIKPVFRSKTFFKKKVLSSFTSRPKHSNGGTDSDLSCSTSEFPRQTPECAQRNNQKEEVEVSSSSLNSGFAKLGLSSNNCNKARSILTQSDERSRSKEKGQMSQSSKSSIGDYSSTTSLSDESYLSGSSRSGYRPHMSKDLRWEAIVCVQKQHGNIGFRHFKLLRKLGGGDIGNVYLSELMGTNCLFAVKVMDNYFLTSKRKMTRAQTEIEILQILDHPFLPTLFAHFTNDKYSCLVMEYCPGGDLHVLRQKQPSKSFSEQAARFYVAEVLLALEYLHLLGVVYRDLKPENVLVREDGHIMLSDFDLSLRCAVNPTLMKSSSPIIELPKKSSPCSASCIDPFCLHPSWQVSCFGPRFLSTEAKTRKIKADLAAQVSPLTQLVVEPTNARSNSFVGTHEYLAPEIIKGEGHGSAVDWWTFGIFLYELLYGRTPFKGPGNEDTLANVVSQCLKFPASPTVSSHARDLIRRLLQKEPENRLGAMRGAAEIKQHPFFEGLNWALIRCSTPPEMPRSYDLTNVVVPDANRLNKERDKCQNELKNIGEDMEFHMF